A section of the Glandiceps talaboti chromosome 8, keGlaTala1.1, whole genome shotgun sequence genome encodes:
- the LOC144439373 gene encoding NLR family CARD domain-containing protein 4-like: MAGEEGDELWKTLSRIADELTSDNLRDIKNLCQELKLRTGLQAADGSHALLRLLQEHQLVTIENTSVLEKLLVEVGRQDLVNEHLGESIKWLTDWLKEKYEHCFANFKPLPWNEQFQLHLKDVYTRLVVERRGVQTTLLKTGEELKSELDIFHKLHESHEKRVIVKGSPAIGKSVFVRKLAYDWACGILQRFDLVFLIALRHVKNKSLIDVVFEQLLPCDAAISKLQLYHYIKHHSESVLFLFDGYDELNPDQEKNELEVYKVIQGTLFPSTTSVTTTRPHEHDKELSQINIWFEIKGFSEANYREYIQKYFISDSETGYRLIKEVRQLKFDFDDSFLCNPLYVSFLCVLWEDSKDSTQTAQLPRLITDLYSKIYDCILKRQRAKDAEQLESIQKAATKLASDVYNVFTSIKSEGNHLILRQKEISDEISLSLGFLVKDIETVSNAETNIHYFFHRTWQEYFIAMHISRNIERNDDVREVLRRLILFPESNSQILRFVCGIMKEKAEIALQIFASVYKDLNRSKIDADNS; the protein is encoded by the exons ATGGCCGGAGAAGAAGGCGATGAGCTATGGAAAACTCTTTCTCGTATCGCTGATGAGCTAACTTCAG ACAATCTTCGAGATATTAAGAACCTGTGTCAAGAATTGAAACTGAGAACAGGCTTACAAGCAGCCGATGGCTCACACGCTCTCCTCAGATTATTGCAAGAACATCAATTGGTTACGATAGAGAATACATCTGTTCTAGAGAAATTACTGGTTGAAGTTGGCCGTCAGGATTTGGTAAATGAGCACTTAG GTGAGAGCATCAAATGGTTGACAGACTGGCTAAAGGAGAAGTATGAGCATTGCTTTGCAAACTTTAAACCACTCCCTTGGAACGAACAATTTCAACTTCATCTAAAAGATGTCTATACACGACTTGTCGTAGAAAGGAGAGGTGTGCAGACAACACTGCTGAAGACGGGAGAAGAGCTAAAGAGTGAGCttgatatttttcataaattgcaCGAAAGTCATGAAAAACGTGTAATAGTAAAGGGTTCCCCTGCCATAGGAAAGTCAGTGTTTGTGAGAAAGTTAGCTTATGACTGGGCTTGTGGTATATTACAGAGATTTGATTTGGTTTTCCTGATAGCCTTAAGACATGTcaaaaataaatcattgatagATGTTGTATTTGAACAGCTTCTTCCTTGTGATGCAGCAATCTCAAAACTACAACTCTACCACTACATCAAACATCATAGTGAATCAGTGTTGTTTCTATTTGATGGCTATGATGAGCTCAATCCTGACCAGGAAAAGAACGAATTGGAAGTCTACAAAGTTATCCAGGGTACTTTGTTCCCATCTACTACGTCAGTGACTACCACACGACCTCATGAGCATGATAAAGAGCTGAGTCAGATTAACATTTGGTTTGAAATCAAGGGATTTAGTGAGGCTAACTATAGggaatatatacaaaaatatttcatatctgaTAGTGAGACAGGTTATAGGTTGATCAAAGAAGTTCGTCAactgaaatttgattttgatgataGCTTTCTTTGTAATCCTTTGTATGTGTCGTTTCTTTGTGTTTTATGGGAGGATTCGAAAGATAGCACACAAACTGCTCAATTACCTCGACTTATCACCGACCTTTATTCCAAAATATACGACTGTATATTAAAACGACAGCGTGCAAAAGATGCAGAACAGCTGGAAAGTATTCAAAAAGCCGCGACGAAACTAGCTTCCGATGTGTATAACGTCTTCACGTCTATAAAATCGGAGGGGAATCATTTGATCCTAAGGCAAAAAGAGATCAGTGATGAAATATCGTTATCCCTGGGATTCCTTGTCAAAGATATTGAAACTGTAAGTAACGCGGAAACAAATATTCACTATTTCTTCCATCGCACGTGGCAAGAGTACTTCATTGCAATGCATATAAGTCGTAATATTGAACGTAATGATGACGTTCGGGAAGTTTTACGCAGACTTATTCTGTTCCCTGAAAGTAATTCGCAGATATTGCGGTTTGTTTGTGGCATAATGAAAGAAAAGGCTGAGATAGCTTTACAGATTTTTGCTTCCGTCTATAAAGATTTAAACAGATCCAAGATCGACGCTGACAACTCTTGA